CCTGGCCGCGCGTGCCGCTCTTTGCGCCACGTCAGGAATGGAACGCCGTCCGGCGCACCCCAACCGCCTCGCCCGGCATCACTGTCATTCGCCCGGCCACCGTGCGCCTGCCTCTTCTGGCCCGCGTCATTTCCCTCTTCACCTTTTACTTTGAACTTGCCCGCCTCTGCCGTGCCCAGCGGTTTGACGTGATTATAGATTACGCCCTTTCCACCGGATTGCCGGCTTTAATCGCCGCCCGCCACTTCAAAATTCCATTCCTATTTCACGTCATTGACGCCTTACACACACTGGTGCCGGACGCCGTTGCCCAACCCCTGGCCCTGATCTTCGAGCGCGGCCTGCTTCGCGCCGCCGACCGCACACTTTACATCAACGAAGGCTTGCGCGATTACGGCCTCAGCCAGGGCGCGCCGCCGCAACGCGCCAGCCTAATTCGCTCCGGCGTCGATCTGGGGCACTTCCGACCCGATCTTGAGACGGCGGCCCTGCGCGCAAAGTGGGGGCTGGACGCCAAAGACGTGGTATTGTTGTTCATCGGCTGGCTGTACGAGCACACGGGCGTGGAGGCCTTGATGCGTTGCCTGCCCGACCTGCCACCCAACGTCAAATTGCTCATCGTCGGCGCGGGCGAGGCTGAGGCACGACTCAAAACTTTACATGTGGATTTGAAGCTGGGCGAGCGCGTCATCTTCACCGGCCCACAACCCTACGATCTCGCTCCCCGGTTCATGGCCCTGGCCGACGTGTGCACCCTTTACTTCGATCTCAAACCCATCACCCGCCACATCGTGCCGATCAAATTGTACGAGTACATGGCCGCTGGCCGACCCGTGTTGGCCTCACCCCTGCCTGCCGTGATGCAGGACGCGCCGTCCGGCAATGGCGTCCTCTACGCGCCCGCCTCGCAGTTGCTGCCGACTCTAAAAGAACTGCTTGATCCTGCTTATCGCCACGCACTGGGCGTTCAGGCCCGCGCTTTCGTCGAAGCCCACTGCGACTGGGATAAACTCGCC
This region of Chloroflexota bacterium genomic DNA includes:
- a CDS encoding glycosyltransferase family 4 protein, translated to MRLLVTQETDWLKRGPHQQHHLFERLAARGHSVTVLDFEIMYTPWPRVPLFAPRQEWNAVRRTPTASPGITVIRPATVRLPLLARVISLFTFYFELARLCRAQRFDVIIDYALSTGLPALIAARHFKIPFLFHVIDALHTLVPDAVAQPLALIFERGLLRAADRTLYINEGLRDYGLSQGAPPQRASLIRSGVDLGHFRPDLETAALRAKWGLDAKDVVLLFIGWLYEHTGVEALMRCLPDLPPNVKLLIVGAGEAEARLKTLHVDLKLGERVIFTGPQPYDLAPRFMALADVCTLYFDLKPITRHIVPIKLYEYMAAGRPVLASPLPAVMQDAPSGNGVLYAPASQLLPTLKELLDPAYRHALGVQARAFVEAHCDWDKLADDFEQLLLFGF